One window of Macrococcus sp. 19Msa1099 genomic DNA carries:
- a CDS encoding minor capsid protein: MIQESIMNLLRENIAGLTWSVDYRTLGDNTGTVYSDGGEKPGIYDDEMKYPHYQIYIRSSDFDRCKDIAFKVYALLHKKSDWLINEQNNVIHVYFIEALSEPLRIGVEDNVMEYSINFRTTLRIEN; the protein is encoded by the coding sequence ATGATACAAGAGTCAATCATGAATCTGTTAAGAGAAAATATAGCTGGGCTTACTTGGTCAGTCGACTACCGTACGTTGGGCGACAATACAGGTACAGTATATTCGGATGGTGGAGAAAAGCCTGGTATCTATGATGATGAAATGAAATATCCGCACTATCAAATCTATATCAGATCAAGTGATTTTGATAGGTGCAAAGACATAGCTTTTAAAGTCTATGCATTGCTCCATAAGAAGAGCGATTGGTTAATTAACGAGCAAAACAATGTAATACATGTTTACTTCATTGAAGCGTTGTCTGAGCCACTTAGGATAGGTGTAGAGGACAATGTGATGGAGTATAGCATTAATTTTAGAACAACTTTAAGAATTGAAAACTAA
- a CDS encoding LysM peptidoglycan-binding domain-containing protein — translation MEYDSADTVMINLSQTMLNDKAQEKYGKKWEQLSVTQQEQLKVQESIRQHTSAGVLGQGVKEADSYEKNLAQLKNTWKDFLASYGGPALDIANKGLKGGVKIIGGMAKSFDYLGGKVEAIKGALSGLFTGDKDKGRDMMKKLGLNQSQMKFLEDSIANLNNYKDKVSRFISGYKLLFKDDGSDGRQILSKLGVSPSTIQKLDDFAAKFSEFKGTIKGFIDGFKLLFKDDGQQGRDILKSIGISPKTIKTLDDFALKIIEFREKFKNALQGIKDVMSGKTISSVTFLAQLGFDNNQIQFILSNIDKVKNGFKILASTVGKAIFEIGKFIGTELKSHFSFLINEAPSIFKAFGNIAKVVGSVVGASMIGIWKVMQFVWPAVKFLIISVWQNIQGVIKGGLQVIKGLIQVFSGLFTGDFRKMWEGIKNIFSGAIKLIWNGVQLLFYGKLLKGGLAFAKLFAGSFKSMWQGILNLFKNFGKFIWDTSTKVSKNVIGAFKNLWTGSMNIIKNLKSGLYNSWVSIKKTTVDAAVGLKDGVVGAFKNTWNGIKSWIKSIKDGVIGMKDDVVKSAVEMKNGLKDKVIGGLNLMIDGVNWVAKSLHMDPPLGKIDASKYSTGTGGHPEDGWATVGDKGPGNGKGTREIVQFPNGRTALFEKETTFWMPKGTHVYNNKQTEELLEPARYSRGTPGMGMLVKGLGNGIVASNKVVGAKKTRKALDYTAKKGSEVEKTTRAGVAIAEDLLEYIENPGKLVDLAMKKFGVDFSGIAGLPGDMMGKAYNLLKTQAVKVVTGWLDEASGANADGSEILNWPRTTPYSPNAAVPGYPTSFNGGRHYGIDLGIPSGTTIHAPTSGIVSQQSNYGGGIVARLLSGKIAQYFLHLSKVLKTGPVKQGDAIAKSGNSGAWTTGAHLHYQVESPASAELTNANTLDPVKFLKGKGGGGAGILKGVSAPGNISNWISSAIKRTGVPSSWAPYLKTIAQYESGFNPAAVQNGYVDVNTGGNEARGLMQVTPQTYRGLMGTTEGMMNPINNITASIKWIKSRYGTVTNIPGMATGTWRGGYANGGIIPKDSIYRGGEEGKEIVIPTVPKRKNRANQLIALADRMVNGKPKRYASGTKKPSTHKVKWGDTLWDISRKNGTTVKALQLLNGIKNHLIYPGQIIKLTGAITGLKKSVSQQSKTHKAAVQALSKAQRMYNTGSAIAKRGKTSGKVTGKEDIAIGNLIMANMKNIGKLPVEKMQSNLNAINKKINSVIASNEGKIATLNNKIVKSSKSAEIKGASREIQNRKNNIATLNSKIKKTSNKKLIAKYKKDIKAHQRKISSLEKKIKRATNNKVANNARADIAAYQAQINSLKKLKQSEVLKTNFLNSLVKQKQRLQNQLNKKNEERKALTESKMSFRDSIRDSYRGYAGFEAAKGNTSRDFIAFMKYRLNRMKKFAANVTKLRKMGLDPTILREILAGGIESAIPRVETLVGGGKKNVLEINKLQKQVISYVNNLSNEHSRFGYDNEIKAKDKEVASIKKQQTSLQSRATSYLTAKPKTKPKAKAKPKAPAKKTVASKVKAKVTPKAKPKKTRTHNIKWGDTLGGIAAKYHTSVSAIKKLNGLKSDMIYAGRKLKIPGYAKGGIVNIPQIAWIAEGGFAESIISHDPSQRVQQQKIWKDTGDKLGFTKDDALTMRMIQLLEEQKELQRLMAQRETVLKIDKKVFAKEVAPDIDKEMAQNLKYRNRGLANV, via the coding sequence ATGGAATATGACTCGGCAGATACAGTTATGATTAACTTGTCTCAAACAATGCTTAATGATAAAGCTCAAGAGAAATACGGTAAGAAATGGGAGCAGTTAAGTGTTACTCAACAGGAACAGCTAAAAGTACAAGAATCAATAAGGCAACATACTTCAGCTGGTGTACTTGGTCAGGGTGTAAAAGAAGCGGATAGCTATGAAAAGAACTTAGCTCAATTGAAGAACACCTGGAAAGACTTTCTTGCTTCTTATGGTGGGCCTGCGTTAGATATCGCTAATAAAGGTTTAAAAGGCGGCGTTAAAATCATTGGAGGTATGGCTAAGTCTTTTGATTATCTAGGAGGGAAAGTAGAAGCTATTAAAGGGGCTTTATCAGGTCTTTTTACAGGAGATAAAGATAAAGGTCGAGATATGATGAAGAAATTAGGTTTAAATCAGTCTCAAATGAAATTTCTCGAAGATTCTATTGCTAATCTAAATAATTATAAAGATAAAGTAAGTCGATTTATATCTGGTTACAAATTATTGTTTAAGGATGACGGAAGCGATGGACGCCAGATTTTAAGTAAACTCGGAGTGTCTCCAAGTACAATACAGAAGTTAGATGATTTTGCTGCTAAATTCTCCGAGTTCAAGGGGACTATAAAAGGTTTTATTGATGGATTTAAACTTCTTTTTAAGGATGATGGGCAACAAGGACGTGACATACTAAAAAGTATTGGGATTTCACCTAAAACGATTAAAACTCTTGATGATTTTGCCTTAAAAATAATTGAATTTCGTGAGAAATTTAAAAATGCTTTGCAAGGTATTAAAGATGTTATGTCAGGAAAAACGATTTCTAGTGTTACATTCTTAGCGCAACTTGGTTTTGATAATAACCAGATCCAATTTATATTGTCGAATATCGATAAAGTGAAAAATGGTTTTAAGATATTAGCTTCAACAGTAGGGAAAGCTATTTTTGAAATAGGTAAATTTATTGGAACAGAGCTGAAAAGTCATTTCAGTTTCTTGATAAATGAAGCACCTTCAATTTTTAAGGCATTTGGGAATATAGCGAAAGTCGTTGGTTCTGTTGTCGGGGCATCGATGATTGGAATTTGGAAAGTTATGCAATTTGTTTGGCCCGCAGTAAAATTTTTAATCATCTCTGTTTGGCAGAATATCCAGGGTGTAATAAAAGGCGGTCTACAAGTCATAAAAGGTTTAATCCAAGTCTTCAGTGGATTATTTACTGGTGACTTCAGAAAAATGTGGGAGGGTATTAAGAATATCTTCTCCGGAGCCATAAAGTTAATTTGGAACGGTGTCCAATTATTATTCTATGGGAAACTGCTTAAAGGTGGCTTAGCCTTTGCTAAGTTATTCGCAGGCAGCTTTAAATCCATGTGGCAAGGTATCCTCAATTTATTTAAGAATTTCGGTAAATTTATATGGGATACTTCAACAAAAGTATCGAAAAATGTCATTGGTGCTTTCAAGAATCTGTGGACAGGTTCAATGAATATCATAAAGAATTTAAAATCAGGACTTTATAATTCTTGGGTGTCTATAAAGAAAACAACGGTAGATGCCGCAGTTGGATTAAAAGACGGTGTCGTTGGTGCATTTAAAAACACTTGGAATGGTATAAAAAGCTGGATTAAATCGATTAAAGATGGCGTAATCGGTATGAAAGATGATGTTGTAAAATCAGCAGTTGAAATGAAAAATGGTTTGAAAGATAAAGTCATTGGTGGACTTAATTTAATGATCGATGGTGTTAACTGGGTAGCAAAGAGTTTGCACATGGATCCACCTTTGGGGAAAATTGATGCTAGCAAATATTCTACAGGTACCGGAGGTCATCCTGAAGATGGATGGGCGACTGTAGGAGATAAAGGCCCAGGTAACGGAAAAGGCACAAGAGAAATTGTTCAATTCCCAAACGGACGTACAGCATTATTCGAGAAAGAAACAACGTTCTGGATGCCTAAAGGAACACATGTTTATAACAACAAGCAAACTGAAGAATTATTAGAACCTGCTAGGTATTCAAGAGGTACTCCTGGTATGGGTATGCTTGTCAAAGGTCTGGGCAACGGCATAGTAGCTTCAAATAAAGTAGTCGGTGCCAAGAAGACAAGAAAAGCCCTAGATTATACAGCGAAAAAGGGTTCGGAAGTTGAAAAAACAACAAGAGCTGGTGTGGCAATTGCTGAAGACTTACTTGAATACATCGAGAATCCTGGTAAATTAGTGGATCTTGCGATGAAAAAGTTTGGTGTAGACTTTAGTGGTATTGCTGGATTACCTGGCGACATGATGGGTAAAGCTTATAACTTATTGAAAACACAAGCTGTTAAAGTTGTTACCGGATGGCTTGATGAAGCGAGTGGTGCTAACGCAGACGGAAGCGAGATTCTTAATTGGCCTAGAACTACACCATATAGCCCTAACGCAGCAGTGCCAGGATATCCTACTTCTTTCAATGGTGGACGACACTATGGTATCGACTTAGGTATACCATCAGGAACAACAATTCATGCGCCGACAAGCGGTATTGTTTCTCAACAATCTAACTACGGCGGCGGTATTGTAGCACGTTTGTTATCAGGTAAAATCGCTCAATACTTCCTACATTTAAGTAAGGTATTGAAAACAGGACCTGTTAAACAAGGTGATGCAATCGCAAAGTCTGGTAATAGTGGTGCTTGGACTACAGGCGCCCATTTACACTATCAAGTAGAAAGCCCTGCATCTGCAGAGCTTACTAACGCTAACACACTAGATCCTGTTAAGTTCTTGAAAGGTAAAGGCGGCGGTGGTGCAGGAATACTCAAAGGTGTTTCAGCTCCTGGTAATATATCAAACTGGATTTCAAGCGCTATTAAAAGAACAGGTGTACCATCATCCTGGGCTCCATATCTTAAAACTATTGCTCAATACGAATCCGGTTTTAATCCTGCAGCTGTTCAAAATGGTTATGTTGATGTTAATACAGGTGGAAATGAAGCGCGTGGATTAATGCAGGTAACTCCTCAAACATACAGAGGTTTAATGGGAACAACTGAAGGTATGATGAATCCTATTAATAACATTACTGCTTCAATCAAATGGATTAAGTCTCGTTACGGAACAGTAACTAACATTCCGGGCATGGCAACTGGTACATGGCGCGGTGGTTATGCGAATGGCGGTATCATTCCTAAAGATTCTATTTATCGTGGTGGTGAAGAAGGTAAAGAGATTGTAATTCCTACTGTTCCTAAGCGTAAAAATCGTGCAAATCAACTCATAGCTTTAGCTGACAGAATGGTTAATGGTAAGCCTAAGCGTTATGCTAGTGGTACTAAAAAACCATCTACTCATAAAGTAAAATGGGGAGATACACTATGGGATATTAGTCGTAAAAATGGCACTACAGTAAAAGCGCTGCAATTATTAAATGGTATTAAAAATCATTTAATCTATCCTGGCCAGATTATTAAATTAACAGGTGCTATTACAGGATTAAAAAAGAGTGTATCACAACAATCAAAAACGCATAAAGCAGCAGTACAAGCATTAAGTAAAGCACAACGTATGTATAACACAGGTAGTGCCATCGCTAAACGAGGTAAAACGAGTGGTAAAGTTACTGGTAAAGAAGATATCGCAATCGGTAACTTAATCATGGCCAACATGAAGAATATTGGTAAGTTACCGGTTGAGAAGATGCAATCTAATCTTAATGCAATTAACAAGAAGATAAATTCAGTCATTGCATCAAATGAAGGTAAGATAGCAACTCTAAATAATAAGATTGTAAAATCTTCTAAGTCTGCTGAAATTAAAGGTGCAAGCAGAGAGATACAAAACCGTAAGAATAATATCGCTACACTCAATAGCAAGATTAAAAAGACTTCAAACAAAAAACTTATTGCTAAATATAAGAAAGATATCAAAGCGCATCAACGTAAAATATCTTCGCTCGAAAAAAAAATTAAGCGTGCTACTAATAACAAAGTAGCAAACAATGCACGTGCAGATATTGCTGCATATCAAGCACAAATCAACAGTTTGAAGAAGTTGAAACAAAGCGAAGTATTGAAAACTAATTTTCTTAATAGCTTAGTCAAACAGAAACAACGACTACAGAATCAACTTAATAAGAAAAATGAAGAGCGCAAAGCATTAACAGAATCGAAAATGTCGTTTAGAGATAGTATAAGAGATTCTTATCGTGGATATGCAGGCTTTGAAGCGGCAAAAGGTAATACATCAAGAGACTTTATAGCATTTATGAAGTATCGACTTAATAGAATGAAGAAGTTTGCAGCAAACGTTACAAAATTAAGAAAAATGGGATTAGATCCTACAATCTTAAGAGAAATTCTTGCAGGTGGTATCGAGTCGGCTATACCTCGTGTAGAAACTTTAGTCGGTGGAGGTAAGAAGAATGTCCTTGAAATTAATAAGTTGCAGAAACAAGTAATTAGCTATGTTAACAATCTTTCAAATGAACATTCACGATTTGGTTACGACAATGAAATTAAAGCTAAAGACAAAGAAGTTGCATCAATCAAGAAACAACAGACATCTTTGCAAAGTCGAGCAACTAGCTATTTGACTGCTAAACCTAAAACCAAGCCTAAGGCTAAGGCAAAACCTAAAGCACCTGCTAAGAAGACTGTAGCATCAAAGGTTAAAGCTAAGGTAACACCTAAAGCAAAACCTAAAAAAACGAGAACTCATAATATTAAATGGGGCGACACATTAGGTGGAATTGCAGCAAAATATCATACATCTGTATCTGCTATCAAGAAATTGAATGGTTTAAAATCAGATATGATTTACGCTGGAAGAAAGCTTAAGATACCAGGATATGCTAAGGGCGGCATTGTAAATATCCCTCAAATAGCATGGATTGCCGAGGGTGGCTTTGCAGAATCGATTATCAGTCATGATCCATCACAACGAGTTCAACAGCAGAAGATATGGAAAGATACTGGCGATAAGCTTGGATTCACTAAAGATGATGCACTTACTATGCGAATGATTCAGCTACTAGAAGAACAGAAAGAGTTGCAACGTCTAATGGCACAAAGAGAGACAGTACTAAAAATTGATAAAAAGGTATTCGCAAAAGAAGTTGCACCTGATATCGATAAAGAAATGGCACAAAATCTTAAGTACAGAAACAGGGGGTTAGCGAATGTCTAA
- a CDS encoding phage tail spike protein produces MMYRLKLYNVDDATKKYTILDLSNGISEVSSATLERQVNSIDSSSISLFHSFLQQSAFNIKSFKTMLEIYNTKKKKYEFRGRVITPDHSMESSGEFKHQLTFEGVKAFLKDSLQKQSFEFDKAPIDLLKLVINHHNSEVGAETYKRFTVGTVDVPKPVIPADETYREEEKYFYRYDDKDTLTTIEEDLVNKYGGVIIIEITESANIIHWYKDYAKEKSTKIALGENLQNIQYKIDPTDIITRLKPLGVSSETANGQEIKLTIANVNKGNPYIDIPELISIYGVQTGAVDFNDMYTPETLKAAANKWIKEQNKKVANVSISLDAIDLELIGLRPDSLEIYNMHLVEVSPLNINDKMKIIGESIDLIQPHNKSVTIGDKPWTMEDVQKQIARERTKEVERKLAESTTALNSKIGTVSNDLQNVTKGFNQSTSTLQTNIQSQQQLITGVTSGVTLSDVNGFQPIKNSTLNVGMSVFRVSPPQIDYGVQISDGFFSTTSNTPLQFDGYTVIHFQRYLKVSFSSYMSDGGSGVIEVFSYDGVTTTYYNSVIVDVTGKGNQRLNELLIDLGRPTKRVLNFYFRIKSNSASSINVKTLYIGTTDY; encoded by the coding sequence ATGATGTACCGGTTAAAGTTATACAACGTTGATGATGCAACTAAGAAATATACAATACTAGATTTATCGAACGGTATATCCGAAGTATCATCAGCAACTTTAGAACGACAGGTAAATTCTATAGATTCATCAAGTATCTCGTTATTTCATAGTTTCTTGCAGCAATCAGCGTTTAATATCAAATCATTTAAGACTATGCTTGAAATCTACAATACGAAAAAGAAAAAATATGAGTTTAGAGGTCGTGTAATAACTCCTGATCATTCTATGGAATCAAGTGGTGAATTCAAGCATCAACTGACATTTGAAGGTGTAAAAGCATTTCTTAAGGACAGCCTACAAAAACAGTCGTTTGAGTTTGATAAAGCACCAATAGACTTACTTAAGTTAGTTATCAACCATCATAATAGTGAAGTTGGAGCTGAAACATATAAACGCTTTACTGTAGGGACTGTAGATGTACCTAAACCTGTGATACCAGCAGATGAAACATATCGAGAAGAAGAGAAATATTTTTATAGGTATGATGACAAAGATACTTTGACAACCATTGAGGAAGATTTAGTAAATAAATACGGTGGTGTAATAATCATTGAAATCACTGAATCTGCAAATATCATACATTGGTATAAAGATTACGCTAAAGAAAAGAGTACTAAAATTGCACTCGGAGAAAATCTTCAAAACATCCAATATAAGATAGATCCTACCGACATTATTACAAGACTAAAACCTTTAGGAGTATCAAGTGAAACTGCAAACGGACAAGAGATTAAATTAACGATTGCTAATGTTAATAAAGGTAATCCATATATCGATATTCCTGAATTGATTAGTATATATGGGGTTCAAACAGGTGCAGTAGATTTTAATGACATGTATACACCAGAAACTTTAAAAGCAGCAGCTAACAAGTGGATAAAAGAGCAGAATAAGAAAGTGGCAAACGTATCTATCTCGTTAGATGCAATCGATTTAGAATTGATCGGATTACGTCCTGACTCTTTAGAAATATATAACATGCATCTTGTAGAAGTATCACCTTTGAATATTAACGACAAGATGAAAATAATCGGAGAGAGTATTGATTTGATTCAACCGCATAATAAATCTGTAACCATTGGAGACAAGCCTTGGACAATGGAGGATGTTCAGAAGCAGATTGCCAGAGAGCGCACAAAAGAAGTTGAAAGAAAGTTGGCAGAATCAACAACAGCCCTCAACTCAAAAATCGGTACAGTATCTAATGATCTGCAAAACGTAACAAAGGGATTTAATCAATCTACTTCAACGTTACAAACAAACATTCAGTCGCAACAACAGTTGATTACTGGTGTTACTTCAGGCGTGACATTGAGTGATGTTAACGGATTTCAACCAATAAAGAACAGTACGTTGAATGTTGGAATGTCAGTATTCAGAGTAAGTCCGCCGCAAATAGATTATGGTGTTCAGATTAGCGATGGTTTCTTCTCTACAACGAGTAATACACCACTTCAGTTTGATGGCTATACCGTTATACATTTCCAAAGGTATCTCAAAGTAAGCTTCTCTTCTTACATGAGTGATGGTGGAAGTGGCGTTATAGAGGTCTTTAGCTATGACGGTGTAACAACAACGTACTACAATTCAGTTATTGTAGATGTTACAGGCAAAGGTAATCAGAGGTTGAATGAATTATTAATTGATTTAGGAAGACCGACAAAAAGAGTGCTTAACTTCTATTTCAGAATTAAATCGAACAGTGCATCGAGTATAAACGTAAAGACACTATACATTGGAACAACAGATTATTAG
- a CDS encoding major capsid protein, producing MVLEIKEFEQPALQAFIAEAPITKEHRLAKCYPVEQVDEISSVYDLVTNQKIVAGSIVGFNAGTPVRTKGEAKQAVAKLTKIAHAYHLDEEDMFKFRNPRNDEERQRIIDRTLLSTAELSEGIEDTKELIRAELTYRGRFNYEDKRDNVKIQFELERPDGNDMTATTKWSDTANSTPLSDIEAAIAQYKLTNGNKEPGYIVMTEATYALFKRSKQVKDELYRDGLQPRIIKDGEIADLFESNGYPALELEKGFTTLENADGTTYDVAHLEDNKFVLHAAIMGATLSGPAAENNFAKGKFAYRVISQDPIGEKTIVGEVTLPVSKNFNGNVIVTV from the coding sequence TGAGCAAGTTGATGAGATTTCAAGCGTATACGACTTAGTGACAAACCAAAAGATTGTTGCAGGTTCTATCGTTGGATTTAACGCAGGTACTCCTGTAAGAACTAAAGGAGAAGCGAAACAAGCAGTGGCGAAATTAACTAAAATCGCTCACGCATATCACTTAGATGAAGAAGATATGTTTAAGTTCCGCAATCCACGTAATGACGAAGAGCGTCAGCGCATTATCGATCGTACATTACTAAGCACAGCTGAATTATCTGAAGGTATTGAAGATACTAAAGAATTGATTCGAGCTGAATTAACATATCGTGGTCGTTTCAATTATGAAGATAAACGTGACAACGTTAAGATTCAGTTTGAATTAGAACGTCCTGATGGGAATGACATGACTGCCACTACAAAATGGTCTGACACTGCTAACTCAACACCGTTATCTGACATTGAAGCGGCAATTGCTCAGTATAAGTTAACTAATGGTAACAAAGAACCAGGTTACATTGTTATGACTGAAGCTACTTATGCATTATTCAAACGTTCTAAACAGGTTAAAGACGAATTATATCGTGATGGATTACAACCTCGTATCATCAAAGATGGTGAAATTGCTGATTTATTCGAATCTAATGGTTATCCAGCACTAGAACTTGAAAAAGGTTTCACTACTTTAGAGAACGCTGACGGTACAACTTATGATGTTGCACACTTAGAAGACAACAAATTTGTTTTGCATGCTGCGATTATGGGTGCTACGTTAAGTGGTCCTGCTGCTGAAAATAACTTCGCTAAAGGTAAGTTTGCTTATCGTGTTATTTCTCAAGATCCAATCGGAGAAAAAACAATCGTTGGTGAAGTAACATTACCTGTTTCTAAAAACTTTAATGGAAATGTAATTGTGACTGTCTAA
- a CDS encoding HK97 gp10 family phage protein codes for MADEYFKFEFDDNYKELQSYFKKFDQRFTKIVIQELGKFGLRVEEVAKALAPRDSGDLEDSINTSKVIVEGKTFSITIGTNMKYALRVHEQPESKGVRPKYQRGVKYPEYYKNGRGENTRNKPNVNGYKPGRKYLTNAVKVTEDDWNIMCERILARVLEG; via the coding sequence ATGGCCGATGAGTATTTCAAATTTGAATTTGATGATAATTACAAAGAACTGCAAAGTTACTTCAAAAAGTTTGATCAACGATTTACTAAGATCGTTATTCAAGAACTCGGTAAGTTTGGATTAAGAGTAGAAGAAGTCGCAAAAGCACTTGCTCCACGTGATTCAGGAGACTTAGAAGACTCAATAAATACTTCTAAAGTAATAGTTGAAGGTAAGACATTCTCGATTACTATAGGTACCAACATGAAATACGCTCTGAGAGTGCATGAGCAGCCCGAAAGTAAAGGTGTTAGACCTAAATATCAAAGAGGTGTTAAGTACCCTGAATACTATAAAAATGGACGTGGAGAGAACACACGTAACAAACCGAATGTCAATGGATATAAGCCAGGAAGAAAGTATCTTACTAATGCGGTTAAAGTTACTGAAGACGACTGGAATATAATGTGCGAAAGAATTCTAGCGCGAGTATTGGAGGGTTAG